A genome region from Rickettsiales endosymbiont of Stachyamoeba lipophora includes the following:
- a CDS encoding ankyrin repeat domain-containing protein, protein MSSNTNYQENITSKNAYESYEDFLERLDNLLEQAAWQDFQIFKNEVNTPDPIQGRTLFMIFANNGWDMHLEDLKNLGAEVNVTDDSGENAMHLAARKGNSKVINQLIKLKANIDSKAEAANGNTPLFLAVTYGYIEIAKILRDNGAKINIQNNDGDTALMYLIRNAERNKITVDTIKNIITELKPDVTITNKVNKTALDIAKERGWSHKEGYKSLMVLLKGASLGYSKVGSNVI, encoded by the coding sequence ATGTCATCTAATACAAACTATCAAGAGAATATTACTTCTAAAAATGCATATGAAAGCTACGAAGATTTTCTAGAAAGATTAGATAACCTGTTGGAGCAAGCTGCCTGGCAAGATTTTCAAATTTTTAAAAATGAGGTAAATACTCCTGATCCCATACAAGGTAGAACTCTATTTATGATATTTGCCAACAATGGCTGGGATATGCATCTTGAAGATTTAAAAAATTTGGGCGCTGAAGTGAATGTGACAGATGATAGTGGCGAAAATGCTATGCATTTAGCTGCCCGCAAGGGAAATTCTAAGGTAATAAACCAACTTATTAAGCTAAAGGCCAACATAGATAGCAAGGCTGAGGCGGCAAATGGCAATACGCCTTTATTTTTAGCTGTAACCTATGGATATATTGAGATAGCTAAAATACTTAGAGATAATGGTGCAAAGATTAATATTCAAAATAACGATGGCGATACGGCGTTGATGTATTTAATCCGCAATGCTGAACGTAATAAAATTACTGTAGATACTATAAAAAATATCATTACAGAATTAAAACCTGATGTGACTATAACTAATAAAGTTAATAAAACTGCTTTAGATATTGCTAAAGAAAGAGGATGGTCACACAAAGAAGGATACAAATCTTTAATGGTATTACTTAAAGGCGCCAGCCTTGGGTACTCTAAAGTAGGAAGCAACGTAATATAA
- a CDS encoding aspartate kinase: MLKVLKFGGTSVGSVERLHETAKIINSHVKRGEKLIVVVSAMAGVTDKLVALCKQVKPLISGPSLAEYDTVLATGEQVSSGLLAIALHEMGLQARSWQGWQLPIVTNKIHSRAEIKEIETKSFVDSVLSGEIAILTGFQGITSDHRVATLGRGGSDTTAVAIASYVKASICEIYTDVDGVFTADPRIVTDAKKIPIISYEEMLELASMGSKVMHNRAVEAGLRANIDIRVISSFIENPTGTLITSANKLKELKMEDCKVSGVALCNKESRLAITNIDVKQVLSFVKELAKLDIKMDMIEHYANNFKFNIHNDDLDIVTNLLMQQQINYEMQNNITKISIVGIGIQSDTSIIGNIYEALTEKAIMMLGLASSETKISLLVDKDYAELALRTLHHTLVEGQ; the protein is encoded by the coding sequence ATGTTAAAAGTTTTAAAGTTTGGTGGCACATCAGTAGGTTCGGTTGAACGATTACATGAAACTGCAAAAATTATTAATTCTCATGTTAAGAGAGGGGAAAAGCTAATAGTAGTAGTTTCTGCAATGGCAGGAGTTACTGATAAGCTAGTTGCTCTTTGTAAACAGGTTAAGCCGCTTATTAGTGGGCCATCACTTGCTGAATATGATACAGTGCTCGCCACAGGGGAACAGGTCAGTAGCGGGTTGCTTGCAATAGCGCTGCATGAGATGGGCTTGCAAGCGAGATCATGGCAGGGCTGGCAATTACCTATTGTAACTAATAAAATTCATAGTAGAGCTGAGATAAAAGAGATAGAAACTAAAAGCTTTGTAGATTCAGTATTATCTGGTGAGATAGCGATTCTTACCGGCTTTCAAGGGATCACTTCAGATCATCGTGTTGCTACTTTAGGAAGAGGCGGCTCTGATACTACTGCTGTCGCCATTGCTTCATATGTTAAAGCAAGTATTTGTGAAATTTACACTGATGTGGATGGAGTATTTACTGCTGATCCGCGTATCGTAACCGATGCTAAAAAAATACCAATTATCTCTTATGAAGAAATGCTGGAGCTAGCTTCTATGGGTTCTAAGGTAATGCATAACCGAGCGGTAGAAGCAGGACTTAGGGCCAACATAGATATCCGTGTAATTTCGAGCTTCATTGAGAATCCAACCGGTACTTTGATTACTTCAGCAAATAAACTTAAGGAATTAAAAATGGAAGATTGTAAAGTATCAGGAGTGGCGCTTTGTAATAAAGAGTCACGGCTGGCAATTACTAACATTGATGTAAAGCAAGTTTTATCTTTTGTTAAAGAATTGGCTAAGTTAGATATTAAAATGGATATGATTGAACATTATGCAAATAATTTTAAATTTAACATTCATAATGATGACTTAGATATTGTAACTAACTTGCTTATGCAGCAGCAAATAAATTATGAAATGCAAAATAATATTACTAAGATATCAATAGTAGGAATTGGCATTCAAAGTGATACGAGTATTATCGGTAATATTTATGAAGCACTAACTGAGAAAGCTATTATGATGCTAGGCCTTGCGAGTAGTGAAACTAAAATTAGCTTATTAGTAGATAAGGATTATGCAGAACTTGCCTTGAGGACTCTTCACCATACATTAGTTGAAGGGCAATAA
- the ubiG gene encoding bifunctional 2-polyprenyl-6-hydroxyphenol methylase/3-demethylubiquinol 3-O-methyltransferase UbiG, whose protein sequence is MANKHNITSTEVEKFASLSDQWWDANGPFKPLHIINPTRISYLKEHICRHYTRDLTTNKPLNNLDIIDIGCGGGLVSEPLCRLGGNVTGVDASEKNIGTAKFHASQMGLNINYTNSPLAELITNNTQYDVVLALEVIEHVDNLEEFINDIYSLCKPQGLIILSTINRTIKSYLSAIIGAEYILRWLPIGTHSWDKFLKPSEIVNQFKSYNAQLLDISGLSFNPLNSGWKITNNFDINYFISIKKK, encoded by the coding sequence ATGGCAAACAAACACAATATTACCTCCACAGAAGTAGAAAAATTTGCAAGCCTTAGTGATCAATGGTGGGATGCTAATGGACCCTTTAAGCCCTTACATATTATTAATCCTACCCGCATTAGTTACCTTAAAGAGCATATTTGCAGGCATTATACTCGCGACCTTACCACTAATAAACCTTTAAATAATTTAGATATTATTGATATAGGCTGCGGTGGTGGTTTAGTCAGTGAGCCCCTCTGTAGGCTTGGAGGTAATGTCACTGGTGTTGACGCAAGTGAAAAAAATATTGGTACTGCTAAGTTTCATGCCAGCCAAATGGGGTTAAATATTAACTATACCAACTCTCCTCTTGCGGAACTTATTACTAATAATACGCAATATGATGTAGTGTTAGCCTTAGAAGTCATTGAGCATGTAGATAATCTAGAAGAATTTATTAATGACATATACTCCCTCTGCAAACCTCAGGGCTTAATTATTTTAAGTACTATTAATCGTACTATTAAATCTTACCTTTCAGCCATAATTGGTGCTGAATATATTTTAAGGTGGTTACCTATTGGCACTCATTCATGGGATAAATTTCTAAAACCTTCAGAAATAGTTAATCAATTTAAATCTTATAATGCCCAGCTATTAGACATCTCGGGCCTTAGCTTTAATCCTCTAAATTCAGGTTGGAAAATAACTAACAATTTTGATATAAATTACTTTATTAGCATTAAGAAAAAATAA
- a CDS encoding protein-tyrosine phosphatase family protein, producing the protein MSNTISTPIFDYTEYVIQYQNSKLYLEMLEHWKKNKNLKAYAVHQGSRIKNIIEHNGKNNEGRGRVNDGLDDKRELYGFERMNPETVIKLEAGTNKGKVLGANLCQFEAQDYVVCEAPYSIEEYYRMVLQTNSKILVSVAKPQTDDISYRKNFPVDLHYITKGEHTNFADTVITCIEEQILPLGKLKGKVKTLEVKQGNSKTEQIKHIIFEEWIDRGGSDVQSLYELVKFTQKSIEELNILDQSLRRICVNCKYGFGRSSTLAILMEVYKDIQEFYNLSSTPANSFAEKILQEKKELSLDLTKYIYKLSEDVMTGAGELHFKQVQEFYEYAKQQYHQIQK; encoded by the coding sequence ATGAGCAATACAATTTCCACTCCAATTTTTGATTATACAGAATATGTAATTCAATACCAAAATTCAAAACTTTATTTGGAAATGCTTGAGCATTGGAAGAAAAATAAGAATTTGAAAGCCTATGCGGTTCATCAGGGTTCAAGAATAAAGAATATTATCGAGCATAATGGTAAAAATAATGAAGGAAGAGGGAGAGTTAATGATGGGTTAGACGATAAAAGGGAGTTATATGGCTTTGAAAGAATGAATCCTGAAACTGTAATTAAACTTGAAGCTGGGACTAATAAGGGCAAAGTTTTAGGTGCTAATTTATGTCAGTTTGAGGCTCAAGACTATGTAGTGTGCGAAGCTCCTTATAGTATTGAAGAATATTACCGTATGGTATTACAAACCAACTCAAAAATTTTAGTAAGTGTAGCTAAACCTCAAACAGATGACATAAGTTATCGTAAGAATTTTCCAGTTGATCTACACTATATTACTAAGGGAGAGCATACTAACTTTGCTGATACAGTAATAACTTGCATTGAAGAACAAATCCTTCCATTAGGTAAGCTCAAGGGCAAAGTAAAAACCTTAGAAGTGAAACAGGGTAACAGCAAGACAGAACAAATAAAGCATATTATTTTTGAGGAATGGATAGATAGAGGTGGTTCGGATGTTCAGTCTTTATATGAATTAGTAAAATTCACTCAAAAATCAATCGAAGAATTAAATATTTTAGATCAGTCCTTAAGAAGAATTTGCGTAAATTGTAAATATGGATTTGGTCGTTCTTCAACTTTGGCTATATTAATGGAAGTTTATAAGGATATACAAGAATTTTATAACCTTTCATCTACTCCAGCTAATAGTTTTGCAGAAAAAATATTACAAGAAAAAAAAGAACTATCCTTAGACTTAACTAAATATATCTATAAACTTTCTGAAGATGTTATGACTGGAGCAGGAGAATTGCACTTTAAGCAGGTACAAGAGTTTTATGAATATGCTAAACAGCAATATCACCAAATTCAAAAGTAG